The DNA region CCCAAAATCAGTTTTACATGAAGACCCAACAATATGTTCTTCAGCCACTATTCcctatattttctattttaaaaaagctAATCACATCCAAGATGTTGGCCCAATGCAAATGgccttataaaaaaaaaaattttgatatctctcctcttatattatatagaatatatttgtttttaaaaaatcatatacatgACGTCATCAGTGTCCTAGGCCCAAAGATAAATGGGCTTTAGTAGATTTCTAGTTGGCCCATGTAAATAGCTGTGTTGTTTCGTCTTTCGTTCTTCAAGAGAATCAATCAGACGAAGCTCGAAgggatttgagagagagaaagaagagatgaCGACGATAAGTAGATTCAGCTGCAACGACCTTCTCCGGTTCACTTCTGTGAATCTAGACCACCTCACTGAAACAGTAAACCTCCGTGTTTCTTAATCGTAATTTTCTGGTCCTGTCTGATTATTGCTATGGCGattttattgagatttttttgttttatgaaacAGTTCAATATGTCCTTCTACATGACCTACTTAGCGAGATGGCCTGACTATTTTCATGTTGCCGAAGGTCCTGGCAATCGTGTCATGGGTTACAGTAAGattatcttttctcttcttctcttcgtttTTTGTGGAGATTATGTTTACTTTTAGGTTTAAACTTAGATGATAATGTATTAGTGGAAAAGCCACtaattgatattatttcttGGTTATCCAATGGATATATTAGCTGGAATGTTGTTAAATCCAGGAAGAGTGACTGTGTTTGAAACTGATTAGCATGCGGAGTTGTGAATAAGGCTTATTGATTgttcctttttgtttgatttacaaGGCCTTTAACCAAAATTCTCAGCTATCTcatttgtttttgtggaaaaGGGATGCTTTCATGTGCTGGTATTAGCTCTACATCTGTAGCTCGTGGTTTTAGTAATCTTGATGTGGGGTAGAAGAGGCGTAGGAAGCATGGCTTCTATATGTCCATAGAATGAGTTATATCAAGGTTCAGATTTTCTGTTTCTCAATGTTTGTAGGTCTAGTTATGCTATTCCGTACTGGTACAAtatattcttcaatattgttctGGATCTTTGACGTTCTGTTCTTGTGGTGCCCTGTTACTTGACTGGTTCAAGCCGTTTGGCTTTGTTTTgaacatcaaaatttaattatgggAGAGGGGATTTCACGAATTTAATCCTTCTTCCTCCCTTTCCGTGGTATAGTTTGGAAAGGGACCTTGGAAGTATAGTTGATCCATGACTTAGAGTATAACTAAACCTTTCGATATTTGAAACTTAAGCAGTATCACTGAAAATGTTCTTTTGTATACTTGAAATATTATGGTTGATATTCATGAGAATCCACGTAAGTGGCTTATTTAGTTGTTCCTGATTTATCCCTCTTATACCAAAATTGAGGACTACAAACATATGTAAAACTTCTGTCTAATGAATATCATTTTAAATGCATGTGTCTAATGTTCTATATGGTTTCAGTTATGGGTAAAGTTGAAGGACAGGGTGAATCTTGGCATGGTCATGTGACAGCCGTCACTGTCTCTCCAGAATATCGCAGGCAGCAACTCGCAAAGAAACTGATGAACCTTCTGGAAGATGTCAGTGATAAGATGTAAGACTCAACAAAAACTAAGCATCTTTAGTTTTAGTATTCTCTTTGATATGGATCGCTATGATTAAATAAAAGATTGGAATCCTTGATATATTGATATTAGCTTTCAaaatatacctttttcttttgttttgtttttgaaaaccgatatttaaatagtttcaaaaggaagaaaaatctTGAATTGCTGCTCATTGTAGCTCTACCtattatttgatttgatctcCTCTGGTACTTACTGGTCTCCTTAATGATTATTGTTCTCCTGGCTGTTGATTGCAGTGATAAAGCCTACTTTGTGGATCTTTTCGTTAGAGCTTCCAACACACCAGCCATCAAGATGTATGAAAAGGTAATATATTCGGATTATAAAATTGGTTAGAAGCTTGATGACATTGTAAGAAAAATAGAAGTTTATAACTTTCCAGTTtacatattttagtttattattgtcAAACCTCCTTCATAAACTTCTTCGTTAATGGCCATTTTGATATGAAACTAAccgtttctcttttcttttttggcagcTTGGCTACATAATCTATAGGCGTGTATTACGCTATTATTCAGGAGAGGAAGATGGATTAGGTGAGACTTTGAtccacttctttttttatcagTAATTTGcccttatatattttttgtttaaagcttAAATCGTTTGATCTCAATAAAAACAGATATGAGGAAGGCATTATCAAGAGATGTTGAGAAAAAGTCTGTGATTCCTCTCAAGAGACCTATCACACCTGATGAACTAGAGTATGATTAAGACCCTCACTTGACCAGACTGTTAAAACACTGAATGTTCTTTTTATTTGCATCAAAAATATTCCAAGATCCTTTAGATGATGATTGTATGTGACAATTGTGTGGTTTCGTAtctgaattataattttttcatttcttccaCACAAATTACGTTGATCAAACTTTAAttaaattgataaatatatgttttgaaaaataattaatcgCGCCGACTGTGTTTATAGCATCATTAGCTTGGGATGGGCCAAACATATATTTAAGAGATAAGAAAACTAATCAGAAACACAGAAGAAaaatccctctctctctctctctcttccatgaGAACTCTAATTTCTCACCGGCAATGTGTGACGTCACCGTTTCTTATCTCCGCCGCAACACCACCGTTTCCTAGCCGGTGCTGCCGATTAGCTTCGTCATCGTCCTTTTCTCCTTCACGTCATAGGCGTCTATCTTCTCTCTCGATCAGAAACGTTTCGCATGAATCCGCCGATCAGACCTCTTCTTCTAGGCCGCGAACTCTTTATCCTGGTGGTTACAAGCGCCCCGAACTCGCCGTTCCTGGTCTACTTCTCCGACTAGACGCGGATGAGGTTATGAGCGGCAATCGTGAAGAGACTCTCGATTTGGTCGACCGTGCTTTAGCTAAATCGGTTCAAATCGTCGTGATTGATGGCGGAGCTACCGCTGGTAAGCTCTACGAGGCGGCTTGTTTGCTGAAATCACTTGTCAAGGGTCGTGCTTACCTCATGATCGCCGAACGTGTTGATATCGCCACCGCCGTTGGTGCTACTGGTGTTGCTCTCTCCGACGAAGGTAAATTTAATTTCTGCAACTTCATTCGATGCAGCTCCCTAGCAGGATTTGTTCATTACTATTTTCATGGTGAGTCCGAATTTGGTGGTTGAGATGTCTCCAAATGCTATGTACAGGTCTTCCGGCCATAGTGGCAAGAAACACATTGATGGGATCCAATCCCGACTCGGTAGTTCTTCCTTTGGTAGCTAGGATTGTCAAGGATGTTGATTCTGCTCGAAGTGCCTCTAGCTCTGAGGGTGCTGATTTCCTTATACTTGGATCTGGTGAAGATGAACAAGTGGGTTTATTGGCGGAATCTTTGTTGAAGAGCGTGAAGATACCGATTTTTGTGACTTGCAGAagcaaaggagaagaagctaaagaagaatTGCAGTTGCTGAAATCAGGcgcttttggttttgttatatcGTTGAAAGATCTGCGTTCTTCTAGGGATGTAGCTCTTCGCCAGTGTCTTGATGGACCTTATGTTGTGAATCATGAAACACGGAACGGGAATGAAAGCATTCTTAACGAAAAACCATTTGTTGAGGCTACTGACCTGCTGGAGAAAAAGAATTCTGCTGGCTTCATAAAATTAGAGgacaaacagaaacaaataatagaAATGGAGAAATCAGCGTTGAGAGAGACGATTGAAATTATCCAGAAGGCGGCTCCACTggtgatttttatttaacacaTTTGGTAGTTGAAGTCAGTTTTCCTGCAATggttctaaactaaattttctgcggttataatttggttttaatttgctTCTTGGTACTGTTTTTCATTAACAGATGGAGGAAGTCTCCCTTCTAATTGATGCAGTTTCCCGGATTGATGAGCCGTTTTTAATGGTTATAGTGGTAATTCTGCACTCAACTCCGTCAAATTGTGGTTCCAGGAATTTGCATTGGTATTAGCTCTATATTCATTAGAAACATTTTTAGTTACACATTTTTGCCAGCACGAGATAACAATGGGCATGCTTCtaatcacttcttcttgttgtgcTGCCCAATATTCTGCTGTCTATAgttattcaaattaattatcaTCATAATCCTCTCTGATTTTGGCTTCGTCTCTCTCACTGTCCATGCTACTATTCCTATTTGCTCTTAGATTTGGTTATAGGGGAACTGCATTTTTCTTAACTGTACCATCCGCTTGTTGAAACGCGGACATAGTTTTCTCGCTTTTTGtaacttgtgacttgtgagtatGCTGTTCTTCTTGCTATTTGGTGGTTAGAAGAGTAAATAAATTATCGTGTAATTCTGTTGAAGTATTGCATTTGACTTCCATAGAATTCTTACTAATTTCCTATCTTATTCTGCTTTGGGTTTTTAAAATTGGAGAATGTTTATAGTGGGACAAGTAGCTTTTATGCCAACatagttttttatataacttagTATTTGATTGGAATCCATAATTTGGTGGTACTAGGGGGAATTTAACTCCGGAAAATCAACGGTTATCAATGCCCTTCTTGGGAAGAGATACCTCAAAGAGGGGGTAGTCCCCACTACCAATGAGATCACTTTTCTGTGCTACTCGGACTTGGAATCCGAAGAGCAACAACGCTGCCAAACGCATCCAGATGGCCAATACATCTGCTATCTCCCTGCACCAATACTTAAGGATGTGAGTCATTCGAACTTCTACCATCGTAGCCCTGAACcttctatttaattatttggagAATTGACTAGGGTTGTTCTCCTTTTGAACAGATAAATATCGTTGACACACCTGGGACCAATGTGATCCTTCAAAGGCAGCAACGTCTTACAGAAGAATTTGTTCCACGGGCAGATCTGCTTGTTTTCGTTCTTTCTGCTGACCGCCCTTTGACTGAAAGTGAGGTAGAAATTACTGTTTTTCCTGgcatgtttgttgttgttgcttttcCTTAGTAGCTGGTTAAATCTGTTTTTTTCACAAAAGTAATCAGTAAAGTCATGTATAGACCATCAAGACCTTGTGTAGGGAAGGGGAAGTTGTCACTAGGTTCAATGCATATATCAAGGGTTTCTTGATTATAATTTGAACTAGACTATAAATATTTTGTCAAGTAATGGGTGTTATAGCTATTGCTGGAACCAGTATGTCCTTTTGGTCGATATTGTGGTAAGCTTAGGCCAAGACACATGAGAAGTGAATTGTTATTGGTACAGCAAAACTGATTTTACGTCCGTAGCAAATTGTATGTAAATGATTATTAATGAAAGTacttttttaatagatttttggtttttattttaaatatccgcAGAAGTTCTCAAAAGAGGAACAAGCTTCTCAGTGTCATCATACCCATGTCAATTATATATCTACGTCTACAGCTTCCTGCTGTCATAATTGTACTGTAGGCTGATTtccatctcattgtgtttgtcaGGTTGCGTTTCTCCGGTACACACAGCAATGGAAAAAGAAATTTGTGTTTATTCTGAATAAATCTGACATCTACCGTGATGCTCGTGAGGTTTATCAGAAACAAGATTAATGTCCTTCCCTTAATAGTTTCTGTAATCGCTGAATTTTCTTGACAAAAGATTGATTTTACTGCTGCAGCTTGAGGAAGCTATTTCATTTGTTAAGGAGAATACACGGAAGTTGCTTAATACAGAAAATGTGATATTGTATCCAGTGTCCGCACGGTCTGCTCTCGAGGCGAAGCTTTCAACAGCTTCTTTAGTTGGCAGAGATGATCTTGAGGTTTCAGATCCTGGTATTAGTTGGGGTGTCCAGAGCTTCAATGAACTCGAGAAATTTCTTTATAGCTTCTTGGATAGCTCAACTGCTACCGGGATGGAGAGGATAAGGCTTAAATTGGAGACACCCATGGTGATTGCTGAGCGTCTCCTTTCTTCTGTTGAATCTCTTGTGAGGCAAGATTGCCTAGCTGCTAGGGAAGACTTGGCTTCAGCAGAAAAGATTATCAATCAAACTAAAGAATACGCGCTTAAGATGGAATATGAGAGCATTTCTTGGAGAAGGCAGGCTCTCTCGTTGGTATAAATTCTATTCGATATATCTTGTTGAATTACGTAGGAGGAAATTGGAATGTTTTAACttggcttttgttttgttttttcgtcTGGATTTGATTGCAGATTGATAATGCCAGATTACAAGTTGTTGATCTAATAGGAAATACCCTGCGACTATCAAGTCTCGATCTTGCGATCTCTTACGTGTTTAAAGGGGGAAACTCGGCCTCAGTAGCAGCTACATCCAAAGTTCAGGGTGAAATACTCGCTCCAGCACTCTCAAATGCTAAAGTGAGTTTGATGCTTTATTCTTTGCCTGACTGTGGAGGTCTGAGATATGGTCGCTATTCATGCAGAAATGAAATATTGTCTAACCTTGTCTTGTTGTCACCTGATTGATGCCTGGTTACTGGTTTCTAAGACTAAGGGAATTGATTTTGGCTACTCATGGTGCCTTCTATTTGTAACCATTACCGTTTTCCTGTTTGGACACTATGTAggaattatttatttgtttatacatTTTACTGGTGTGCAGGAATTGCTTGGAAAATATGCTGAATGGCTTCAGTCAAATACTGCCCGTGAAGGAAGTCTGTCCCTGAAATCATTTGAAAAGAAATGGCCAACATATGTCAATTCGAAAACTCAATTGGGAATAGACACATATGACTTGCTTCGGAAAACTGATAAAATCAGCTTGAAAACAATTCAGAATTTGAGTGCCGGAACCACATCGAAACGATTGGAACAAGATATTCGAGAAGTGGTGAGTTTCAAGTGTTAAATACTTTTCTTCTAACTTGAATACGGTCGATTATGGTGTCATGATCTTTATCATTGTTTAGTTGTGCCATCTGTTCAATCCGAACCTAAATCCTGGCAGAGATGTTTATTCAGTACCGTATTTTCCCAGATACTTTGTCtgattattcaaaaaatcaatCTGAGTGACACTTTTGACATAATAGAGTTTTGCTTGCCATTTCTAGTTCTTTGTGACAGTTGGTGGGCTTGGATCTGCGGGACTATCTGCATCACTTCTAACCTCAGTGCTACCCACCACACTGGAAGATCTTCTTGCATTTGGTCTTTGCTCCGCTGGAGGGTAATAACACCTTCTCTAGTTTCCCCTCTTTGCCATTGTCTCATTATCCACACGTGCAATTAGAGGCATATTATGATTTAAGATATACTGGCTGTATGTATAACATAATCGATGTTGCAGGTATGTGGCTATAGCAAACTTCCCATATCGAAGACAAGCTATAATTGGTAAAGTGAATAAAGTGGCTGATGCATTGGCTCAACAACTAGAAGATGCTATGCAAAAGGATCTTTCAGATGCGACGAATAATCTAGTAAACTTTGTGAATATCGTTGCCAAGCCTTACCGAGAAGAAGCTCAGCTAAGACTTGATCATCTTTTAGGAATTCAGAAAGAACTATCAGATATTAGAAGTAAATTACAGTTGCTACAAGTTGATATTGATAACCTTCATGTATTACGAGACGAGATGAGACTTTAGCTGTTCCAACACAATGTCGGGTTTCCCCTTCTTGACATTGTTCAGTGGGGACAAGTGTATGTACTTTGTCATAATGAATAAGACCTGCCAGTTCCAACGTGAAATGGACTCACTGATAGTTTATTGAATGCCAATTTCAAAAGATTAGAGTGGTTCTTGAAAGAACCAACCAATAGCATTATGGGCATGAAACTCTGGTATAATGTTTTTTACTTCTTATTTCAGATTGATTGTGAAATAAATAACTGGATGAACACGAAGCTCAGGAGACTTGTTGGGAGGGAACATATTCTTCGGTTCGATTTATAATCTGCTTATGTACTTCACATCACAAGGTTAGTATATAAGTTGACTCATTTTTTAATGTCATTTTGGATTTATGTTCTCCTGGAGTTCGTGAATAGCTTGAATAAAATTCATATGCAATCGATTCTCCGCATAGGGCATTTAAAATGTCTTGTTAATGTACTAATCTCTTGACTTTAGTGACTTAAATATGGAAAAAAGGAATCGTAGTATAGGTTTCTATGGAGAGTAATTCTCAGCATATGCTAGCTACGGTTTAGAAAGATAAAAGCGCATAAATTTCTTATCTAGGTAAGGATTGgttcaaaaagttttaaattccGAAATTGGTAGAATAAACCTTAGTTAATGCTTGATACTGGAAATAATTTAGAATTAACGTTAGACTAGCATTATATAAACGCTTGCTCATAGGTTCCTTGTTCGTTTTTTAATGAAAGTCTCAGCTTTAAGCTAATGACATGTATGCTTGATAACCaaaccttttattttattaaaaacaaagagagaatatTATGTATGGTCAAAagttaagaaagagaaaatccCCAGTTGACATGTTTTTGTGTAAGCATGAAATAGATTCCACCTTACTTTGTTGCTAAAGATAAATAGACtagcaaaataatattaaagttgCAGAAATTtagacaacaaaaagaaatttttgaagGGATCTAGCCTTGGATTGTCCTTTTGAATTGGGGACCAGAAGTGGAATGATGATTCAGAGAAAGCCCacctttttttggttcttgtttcaaGGTTTTCGTTCTTCTGATTGGTTTActcaaatctaaaactaaaaaaggggAAAACACACGGAAAAACAGCGATTGGCGAATGCAAGATTCGGATGATCAGGGAGGGCTCACtagagagagaaacacaaaGGTGCAGATTCTTGCTTATAGCTTTAGTTACCTGTAAGTTACTACACACGTTGTTAACTCGACATTTCATTAccaaaaaccttttgttttcACAACACATGAAGATTTGAAAAGTTTTCCTCACTTGAAATGGAAACTTCTTTTGCTACCCGTAGCTTTTTAATGTACTGTTCCTTTAACTGAATATTGTAATAGTAATAGACATCACTTACTTACCATCTCTGTTAGTAATAGTATGAGACATCCTTATTATCTATGTCCCTTAACTGACCCTACATTTATTACTTCTTTGAGAACCTATGGACTAGAGAGGAGTCACTCTCTAACCCAAGCATTGATTCGTGCTCCGTAACACGTTTCCCCATAAGTTTTCTACTACAGGGGCATACATGCTTTAAAATCATTCATTACATTTGAGGTGTAGATTAATCATAAGAAGAAAACTCAGTTTTCGCATGTTGTACTTTCCTTGTTTTTTGAATCTGGTTACAATGTACCAAGAAGTGTTAGGAAACTGTCAAAATGATCTTGTGGTGCTGCAATATCAGAAACACAATCTCAAGGATTTGGACATGAAACTGATTTCGGGCCGTTAGGCGTTGGCCATTCTACTTTTGATTGGTAAGTATGTTACTACtgcttttgtttgattcttcttgaCTTACTCCAATCAATTTCGAAACAGAAGCATAggctttgattggtaacatgagTTACCATTGATTTAAGTTGAGTTATGGACTTAACTCATagattattcaaaaatgttaccaatcaacaacaaaactaaaaaatttaaagttgagTTTGAGTTAGAATGTGTTATGGTTATAATCGGTTTATTCTCATATCAAAAAGGGaaattgtttgtatatatacataggTATGTTGGTTGTAATTGTTTATGGTTCATATCAGTTTGCATTTACAGTTTCAAGTTGGTAGTGTAACTTAGGTCCCAGGAAAGTGTGGACTTCGAACTCTTTGTCTTTGTGATTTCTCTGCcttcaattattaatttttggaaaCATTCATCAGTGAGGGCATTTTGGTCTTTCATTGTCACTTTCAAAGGCAAAAAGAATACTGTATATAGAGCGTTGGGTACGGGCGGTGTGAttggatgatatatattgtTATCCTGTATTCGATTTGGTCTGAACGGATTCGTATGTGAGTCGGGCGTAAATACTACCGTTTCgatattataattttgtgttttaattattgttactTTTGCTGTTTTGCATATGTTATTCATTGTTCAGTTCAAATTTCAAactaaaccattttttatatgaaccaCATATGGCATGATTAAGTTGTTCAAATTATGAACTCATCAGCCATTGATGATATTTAAAGgtgaaaatcatatattttaatatttacctttacaaaacaaaataattctaaaaacaGTTTTCCTCTAACCAAATGAACTATCTTAATTGGGTATTTTTAATACGGGTTCTATGCTGCAAATTATCAGTTACCTGAAAATATGTATTTCCTATAAGAATACTAACGGGGAGTATAAGAATGCAAAAGAATGTACCAATTCTTGTAGACA from Camelina sativa cultivar DH55 chromosome 3, Cs, whole genome shotgun sequence includes:
- the LOC104760415 gene encoding N-alpha-acetyltransferase 20-like, whose product is MTTISRFSCNDLLRFTSVNLDHLTETFNMSFYMTYLARWPDYFHVAEGPGNRVMGYIMGKVEGQGESWHGHVTAVTVSPEYRRQQLAKKLMNLLEDVSDKIDKAYFVDLFVRASNTPAIKMYEKLGYIIYRRVLRYYSGEEDGLDMRKALSRDVEKKSVIPLKRPITPDELEYD
- the LOC104760424 gene encoding probable transmembrane GTPase FZO-like, chloroplastic, giving the protein MRTLISHRQCVTSPFLISAATPPFPSRCCRLASSSSFSPSRHRRLSSLSIRNVSHESADQTSSSRPRTLYPGGYKRPELAVPGLLLRLDADEVMSGNREETLDLVDRALAKSVQIVVIDGGATAGKLYEAACLLKSLVKGRAYLMIAERVDIATAVGATGVALSDEGLPAIVARNTLMGSNPDSVVLPLVARIVKDVDSARSASSSEGADFLILGSGEDEQVGLLAESLLKSVKIPIFVTCRSKGEEAKEELQLLKSGAFGFVISLKDLRSSRDVALRQCLDGPYVVNHETRNGNESILNEKPFVEATDLLEKKNSAGFIKLEDKQKQIIEMEKSALRETIEIIQKAAPLMEEVSLLIDAVSRIDEPFLMVIVGEFNSGKSTVINALLGKRYLKEGVVPTTNEITFLCYSDLESEEQQRCQTHPDGQYICYLPAPILKDINIVDTPGTNVILQRQQRLTEEFVPRADLLVFVLSADRPLTESEVAFLRYTQQWKKKFVFILNKSDIYRDARELEEAISFVKENTRKLLNTENVILYPVSARSALEAKLSTASLVGRDDLEVSDPGISWGVQSFNELEKFLYSFLDSSTATGMERIRLKLETPMVIAERLLSSVESLVRQDCLAAREDLASAEKIINQTKEYALKMEYESISWRRQALSLIDNARLQVVDLIGNTLRLSSLDLAISYVFKGGNSASVAATSKVQGEILAPALSNAKELLGKYAEWLQSNTAREGSLSLKSFEKKWPTYVNSKTQLGIDTYDLLRKTDKISLKTIQNLSAGTTSKRLEQDIREVFFVTVGGLGSAGLSASLLTSVLPTTLEDLLAFGLCSAGGYVAIANFPYRRQAIIGKVNKVADALAQQLEDAMQKDLSDATNNLVNFVNIVAKPYREEAQLRLDHLLGIQKELSDIRSKLQLLQVDIDNLHVLRDEMRL